From the Caviibacter abscessus genome, one window contains:
- the nrdD gene encoding anaerobic ribonucleoside-triphosphate reductase, giving the protein MTIIKRNGREVEYNRDKIINAINEANKTVTENERISSDKIEEIIVELEKNKKNKVNVEEIQDFIELKLMENGKYDLAKKYVIYRYTRALVRKANTTDDSILSLIQNSNKEVGEENSNKNASVASTQRDLIAGEVSKDLSRRVLLPEKLREAHDDGVLHFHDMDYFLQPIFNCCLINIQDMLDNGTVMNGKLIESPKSFQVACTILTQIIAAVASSQYGGQSVDVRHLGKYLRKSRDKYYKVTLEKFGGKVEDEVIKEIVNERVKDELKSGVQTIQYQINTLMTTNGQSPFVTLFLQLKEDDPYIDEVALIIEEILKQRYEGIKNEKGVYVTPAFPKLVYVLDEFNALKGGKYDYLTKLAVKCSSKRMYPDYISAKKMRENYEGNVFSPMGCRSFLSTWQDENGEYKFEGRFNQGVVSLNLAQIGILSGQDEDKYFEILNERLQLCFEALMARHNRLKGTLSDISPIHWQYGAIARLKKGEKIDKYLENGYSTISLGYIGIYEATKLVKNVSHTTAIGQQFALKVMNRLREACDTWKKETGLGFGLYGTPAESLCYRFAKIDKKRFGNIEDITDKGYYTNSYHVDVRENIDAMSKFVFESQFQSISSGGAISYVEIPNLTKNLQAIEEVVKFMYDHIQYAEFNTKSDFCHVCTYDGEIIINEESQWECPQCHNQDHGKMNVTRRTCGYLGENFWNEGKTKEIAKRVLHL; this is encoded by the coding sequence ATGACAATAATTAAACGTAATGGTAGAGAGGTTGAATACAATAGAGATAAAATAATTAATGCGATAAATGAAGCCAATAAAACGGTTACAGAAAATGAAAGAATATCAAGTGATAAAATAGAAGAAATAATTGTTGAACTTGAAAAAAATAAGAAAAATAAAGTTAATGTAGAAGAAATACAAGATTTTATTGAACTTAAACTTATGGAAAATGGTAAATATGATTTAGCAAAAAAATATGTAATATATAGATATACAAGAGCATTAGTTAGAAAAGCAAATACAACCGATGACTCAATATTAAGCCTTATTCAAAATTCAAATAAAGAAGTAGGGGAAGAAAATTCAAATAAAAATGCAAGTGTTGCATCAACACAAAGAGATTTAATTGCAGGAGAAGTTTCAAAAGATTTAAGTAGAAGAGTTTTATTACCTGAAAAATTAAGAGAAGCTCATGATGATGGAGTATTACATTTTCATGATATGGACTATTTCTTACAACCTATATTTAACTGTTGCTTAATTAATATACAAGATATGTTAGATAATGGAACTGTAATGAATGGTAAATTAATAGAGTCTCCAAAGAGTTTTCAAGTAGCATGTACAATACTTACACAAATAATTGCGGCAGTTGCAAGTAGCCAATATGGAGGTCAATCTGTTGATGTAAGACATTTAGGAAAATATTTAAGAAAAAGCAGAGATAAGTATTATAAAGTAACACTTGAAAAATTTGGCGGAAAAGTAGAAGATGAAGTAATTAAAGAAATAGTTAATGAAAGAGTAAAAGATGAATTAAAATCAGGAGTACAAACTATACAATATCAAATAAATACATTAATGACTACTAATGGACAAAGTCCGTTTGTAACTCTATTTTTACAATTAAAAGAAGATGATCCATATATTGATGAAGTTGCATTAATAATTGAAGAAATATTAAAACAAAGATATGAAGGTATAAAAAATGAAAAAGGTGTATATGTAACGCCGGCATTCCCTAAGCTTGTTTATGTATTAGATGAATTTAATGCACTAAAAGGTGGAAAATATGACTATCTTACAAAGTTAGCTGTTAAGTGTTCTTCAAAGAGAATGTATCCTGATTATATCAGTGCAAAAAAAATGCGTGAGAATTATGAAGGAAATGTATTTTCTCCTATGGGTTGTAGAAGCTTTTTATCAACTTGGCAAGATGAAAATGGGGAATACAAATTTGAAGGAAGATTTAATCAAGGTGTAGTAAGTTTAAATCTTGCACAAATAGGAATATTATCAGGACAAGATGAAGATAAATATTTTGAAATATTAAATGAAAGATTGCAACTATGCTTTGAAGCACTTATGGCAAGACATAATAGATTAAAAGGAACTTTATCTGATATAAGTCCTATACATTGGCAATACGGAGCAATAGCAAGACTTAAAAAAGGTGAAAAAATAGATAAATATTTAGAAAATGGATATTCAACAATATCTTTGGGATATATAGGTATTTATGAAGCAACAAAATTAGTAAAAAATGTATCGCATACAACAGCGATAGGACAACAATTTGCATTAAAAGTTATGAATAGATTACGTGAAGCTTGTGATACTTGGAAAAAAGAAACAGGTCTTGGTTTTGGATTATATGGAACTCCGGCAGAATCATTATGCTATAGATTTGCAAAAATAGATAAAAAGAGATTTGGAAATATAGAGGATATAACTGACAAAGGATACTATACAAATTCATATCACGTAGATGTTAGAGAAAATATTGATGCTATGAGTAAATTTGTATTTGAATCTCAATTTCAATCAATTTCATCAGGTGGAGCAATCTCATATGTTGAAATACCTAACTTAACTAAGAACTTACAAGCTATAGAAGAAGTTGTTAAATTTATGTATGATCATATTCAATATGCTGAATTTAATACTAAATCTGATTTTTGTCATGTTTGTACTTATGATGGGGAAATAATAATCAATGAAGAAAGTCAATGGGAATGTCCTCAATGTCATAATCAGGATCATGGAAAAATGAATGTAACAAGAAGAACTTGTGGTTATTTAGGAGA
- a CDS encoding YebC/PmpR family DNA-binding transcriptional regulator, giving the protein MGRHGTIAGRKDAQDKKRAAAFTKYVRLITVAAREGADPDYNVALKHAIEKAKSINMPNDNIVRAIKKGSGGTDGAAYETLNYEGYGPGGVAIIVEILTDNRNRTASTVKTAFDRCSGNLGVSGCVSYMFDRKGVIEIEKTDKTIEDDIMGIALDAGMEDMITYDDSFYITTPTENFNDVCDALRNAGYSLLEADVEYVPSIEVETLTDEDKEKLIKLVDMLEDNDDVQKVYHNFSGELN; this is encoded by the coding sequence ATGGGAAGACACGGAACTATTGCAGGACGTAAAGATGCCCAAGACAAAAAAAGAGCAGCAGCATTTACAAAGTATGTAAGACTTATCACAGTTGCTGCAAGAGAAGGAGCAGATCCGGATTATAACGTAGCATTAAAACACGCTATTGAAAAAGCAAAAAGTATAAATATGCCAAACGATAATATCGTTAGAGCAATTAAAAAAGGTTCAGGTGGAACTGATGGGGCAGCATATGAAACATTAAATTATGAAGGATATGGTCCAGGTGGAGTTGCAATAATAGTTGAAATACTTACAGACAATAGAAACAGAACTGCATCTACTGTAAAAACAGCATTTGACCGTTGTTCAGGAAATTTAGGAGTTTCTGGTTGCGTATCATATATGTTTGATAGAAAAGGTGTAATTGAAATAGAAAAAACTGACAAAACTATTGAAGACGATATTATGGGTATAGCACTTGATGCAGGTATGGAAGATATGATTACATATGATGATAGCTTTTATATCACAACACCTACAGAAAACTTTAATGATGTTTGTGACGCATTAAGAAATGCAGGATATTCATTACTTGAAGCTGACGTTGAATATGTTCCATCAATAGAAGTTGAAACATTAACAGATGAAGACAAAGAAAAATTAATTAAATTAGTTGATATGCTAGAAGATAACGATGATGTACAAAAAGTTTATCATAATTTTAGTGGAGAACTTAATTAA
- a CDS encoding glycine betaine ABC transporter substrate-binding protein, giving the protein MKKILNLILLTIFSTVFLISCKNDGNTLNVATKPMTEQYILGNILKILVEQDTNLKVKVTEGVGGGTSNIQPAIEKGDFDVYPEYTGTAWNLVLGEKSVYNEQMFDKLVEGYKKKNLTWIALLGFNDTYGLAVRKDIAKKYNLKTFTDLSKVSGELTFGAEYDFFERKDGYEALNKVYNIKFKGTVDLDIGLKYDAVKQNKIEALNIFTTDGQLATSNLVVLEDDKNLYPSYMAGFVIRNEVLVKHPELKEVFAKLNNILDYSKMAKLNNMVEEKGKAPEEVAIIFLKEKGLLK; this is encoded by the coding sequence ATGAAAAAAATATTAAATTTAATTTTATTAACAATTTTTTCAACTGTGTTTTTAATAAGCTGTAAAAACGATGGTAATACATTAAACGTAGCAACAAAACCTATGACAGAACAATATATATTGGGAAATATTCTTAAAATTTTAGTTGAACAAGATACAAATTTAAAAGTTAAAGTAACTGAAGGAGTTGGAGGAGGAACATCAAATATTCAACCAGCCATTGAAAAGGGAGATTTTGATGTTTATCCGGAATATACAGGCACAGCTTGGAATTTAGTACTTGGTGAAAAAAGCGTATATAATGAACAAATGTTTGATAAATTAGTAGAAGGATATAAAAAGAAAAACCTTACATGGATTGCTTTACTTGGATTTAACGATACTTATGGTTTAGCAGTTAGAAAAGATATAGCAAAAAAATATAACTTAAAGACATTTACAGATTTATCAAAGGTATCAGGTGAGCTTACTTTCGGTGCTGAATATGATTTTTTTGAAAGAAAAGACGGTTATGAAGCACTTAATAAAGTGTATAATATTAAATTTAAAGGTACAGTTGATTTGGATATAGGTTTAAAATATGATGCAGTTAAACAAAATAAAATAGAAGCATTAAACATATTTACAACTGATGGTCAACTTGCTACTTCAAATTTAGTAGTATTAGAAGATGATAAAAACCTTTACCCTTCATATATGGCAGGTTTTGTTATACGTAATGAAGTTCTTGTAAAACATCCAGAACTTAAAGAAGTTTTTGCAAAACTTAATAACATTTTAGATTATTCTAAAATGGCAAAATTAAATAACATGGTTGAAGAAAAAGGCAAAGCACCTGAAGAAGTTGCAATTATCTTTTTAAAAGAAAAAGGGTTGCTTAAATAG
- a CDS encoding ABC transporter permease, translated as MVIDILKVLKLRWKFFLELLIEHIQISLISIFFAIIIGLFIGFIISEYKKSSKIVLGVINSIYTIPSISLFGFLIPLSGIGNKTAIIALTVYALLPMVRNTYAGLTNINPLLVEAAVGMGSTKAQVLFKIKIPLAMPIIITGIRNMAVMTIALTGIASFIGAGGLGVAIYRGITTNNKAMTIIGSAIIAILAVLVDYIIGIVERAMKKHIN; from the coding sequence ATGGTTATTGATATATTAAAAGTTTTAAAGCTTAGATGGAAGTTTTTTTTAGAGCTGCTTATAGAGCATATACAAATATCATTGATATCGATATTTTTTGCAATAATAATTGGTCTTTTTATAGGCTTTATTATTAGTGAATATAAAAAGAGTTCTAAAATAGTACTTGGTGTAATTAATTCTATTTACACTATCCCTTCTATATCACTATTTGGATTTTTAATACCTTTATCAGGGATAGGGAATAAAACTGCGATAATTGCCTTAACTGTGTATGCATTGCTTCCAATGGTAAGAAATACTTATGCAGGACTTACAAATATAAATCCATTATTAGTTGAAGCAGCTGTTGGAATGGGAAGTACAAAGGCACAGGTTTTATTTAAAATAAAAATTCCTTTAGCAATGCCAATAATTATAACAGGAATACGTAATATGGCAGTTATGACAATAGCATTAACCGGTATAGCTTCATTTATAGGTGCCGGTGGTTTAGGTGTTGCAATATATAGAGGAATAACTACTAATAACAAAGCTATGACAATAATAGGAAGTGCAATTATTGCAATTTTAGCAGTGTTAGTTGATTACATTATTGGGATTGTTGAAAGGGCAATGAAAAAACATATAAATTAA
- a CDS encoding ABC transporter permease: MKKLKKYSLILLLLILWQSLTFFTIIPDFLLPSPYQVIKAFIEDFNLIIYHTKYTLIIAFIGVFIGIIISFLLSLIMDMNKNIYDIVYPVIIITQTIPTVAIAPLLIIWLGYYMKPKILLVVLTSFFPIVISLLDGYNSVDEDSIKLLKAMGANKYQMYRHLKIPASLGYFFAGLRVCVSYSLISAVVAEWLGGFYGLGVYMTRVRKAYALDKMFAVIFFISFLSLMLMTTVDIIQKKIIKY, encoded by the coding sequence ATGAAAAAATTAAAAAAATACAGTTTAATATTGTTACTATTAATATTATGGCAAAGTTTAACTTTTTTTACAATAATACCTGATTTTTTACTACCATCTCCTTATCAAGTAATAAAGGCATTTATTGAAGATTTTAACCTTATAATTTATCATACGAAATATACTTTAATAATAGCATTTATAGGAGTGTTTATTGGGATAATTATCAGTTTTTTATTATCTCTTATAATGGATATGAATAAAAATATATATGATATTGTATACCCAGTCATAATAATCACACAAACAATACCTACAGTTGCAATAGCACCGCTTCTTATAATATGGTTAGGATATTATATGAAACCTAAAATACTTCTAGTTGTATTAACTTCGTTTTTTCCAATAGTAATTTCTTTACTTGATGGATATAACTCGGTTGATGAAGACAGCATAAAGTTATTAAAAGCTATGGGAGCAAATAAATATCAAATGTATAGACACTTAAAAATACCGGCATCACTTGGATACTTTTTTGCAGGTTTAAGGGTTTGTGTATCTTATTCTCTTATTTCAGCAGTTGTAGCAGAATGGTTAGGCGGATTTTATGGTTTGGGTGTGTATATGACAAGAGTTAGAAAAGCATATGCACTTGATAAAATGTTTGCCGTTATATTTTTCATATCATTTTTAAGTCTAATGTTAATGACAACTGTTGATATTATTCAAAAGAAGATAATAAAGTATTAG
- a CDS encoding ABC transporter ATP-binding protein codes for MIKLEASNVSHSFDNKKIIEDINIKINKNEIVSILGPSGCGKTTLFNIVAGLLKADSANIYLYNDNMIKEEITNKCAKVSYMLQKDLLLPFKTVYDNISLAQIIKGEKQDKVLEYVKDFGLDGLLEKYPKALSGGQKQRAALLRTYMFSKEVVLLDEPFSALDSITKTTMYKWFLDLKNKLNLTCLIITHDIDEAIYLSDKIYIINGNPGKIVKVIELNREHKDMFSIEAMKLKKEILNNLNIQ; via the coding sequence ATGATAAAGCTTGAGGCTTCAAATGTTAGTCATAGCTTTGATAATAAAAAAATAATAGAAGATATAAATATTAAAATTAATAAAAATGAAATAGTTAGTATACTTGGACCATCAGGTTGTGGTAAAACTACTTTATTTAATATTGTAGCAGGACTTTTAAAAGCAGATAGTGCTAATATCTATTTATATAATGATAATATGATAAAAGAAGAAATAACAAATAAATGTGCTAAAGTCAGTTATATGTTACAAAAAGATTTATTATTACCCTTTAAAACGGTTTATGATAATATATCACTTGCTCAGATTATAAAAGGAGAAAAGCAAGATAAAGTTTTGGAATATGTTAAAGATTTTGGTTTAGACGGTTTACTTGAAAAGTATCCTAAGGCATTGTCGGGAGGTCAAAAGCAAAGAGCAGCTTTACTTAGAACTTATATGTTTTCAAAGGAAGTTGTTTTACTTGATGAACCATTTTCAGCATTAGATTCAATAACTAAGACAACAATGTATAAGTGGTTTTTAGATTTGAAAAATAAGCTTAATTTAACGTGTTTAATAATTACACACGATATAGATGAAGCAATATATTTATCTGATAAGATATATATAATAAATGGAAATCCCGGTAAAATAGTTAAAGTAATTGAACTTAATAGAGAACATAAAGATATGTTCTCTATTGAAGCTATGAAATTAAAAAAAGAAATATTAAATAATTTAAATATACAATAA
- a CDS encoding ABC transporter substrate-binding protein → MSKILKILFMSLICFGLLISCGSTKEKELKKITIVLDWVPNTNHTGLFVAKDKGYFKEQGIEVEIVQPAQDSSSSIVAAGKAQFGIYFQPNMVKKILKNVPITAVAAILQHNTSGIMSLKENGITSPKDLSCKVYSTWEDAIDDATVKEVITRDGGDYSKVKFAPGETTDALTGLKAKLFDFIFVYEAWDYTNAKLKGVDVNFFRLKDYVPEFDYYSPVIIANNDFLKNKEETAKKVLKSIKKGYEYSVINPLEAADILIKNAPEGNKELIRESQKFISNQYISDAKAWGIIDSNRWNAFYTWLYDNKIIEEKLPENAGFTNKYLED, encoded by the coding sequence ATGAGTAAAATTTTAAAAATACTGTTTATGTCATTAATTTGTTTTGGATTATTAATTTCTTGTGGGAGTACAAAAGAAAAAGAATTAAAGAAAATAACAATAGTATTGGATTGGGTTCCAAATACAAATCATACAGGTCTATTTGTTGCAAAAGATAAAGGATATTTTAAAGAACAAGGTATAGAAGTTGAAATTGTACAACCTGCACAAGACAGTTCATCATCAATAGTTGCAGCAGGTAAAGCTCAATTTGGTATATATTTTCAACCCAACATGGTAAAAAAAATATTAAAAAATGTACCTATAACAGCAGTTGCAGCTATATTGCAACATAATACATCAGGAATTATGAGCTTAAAAGAAAATGGTATAACAAGTCCTAAAGATTTATCTTGTAAAGTATATTCAACTTGGGAAGATGCTATAGATGATGCAACAGTAAAAGAAGTAATTACACGTGACGGTGGAGATTATTCAAAAGTAAAGTTTGCACCTGGTGAAACAACTGATGCTTTAACAGGACTTAAAGCAAAATTATTTGATTTTATATTTGTATATGAAGCTTGGGATTATACAAATGCTAAATTAAAGGGTGTTGATGTTAATTTTTTTCGTTTAAAAGATTATGTTCCTGAATTTGATTATTATTCACCTGTAATTATTGCAAATAACGATTTTTTAAAAAATAAAGAAGAAACAGCTAAAAAAGTTCTTAAATCAATAAAAAAAGGATACGAATATTCAGTAATAAATCCTTTAGAAGCAGCAGATATTTTAATTAAAAATGCTCCTGAGGGGAATAAGGAGTTAATAAGAGAAAGCCAAAAATTTATTTCAAATCAGTATATATCAGATGCAAAAGCTTGGGGTATAATTGACTCAAATAGATGGAATGCTTTTTATACTTGGCTTTATGATAATAAAATAATAGAAGAAAAATTACCTGAAAATGCAGGATTTACAAATAAATACTTAGAAGATTAA
- a CDS encoding ATP-binding cassette domain-containing protein, giving the protein MSNAIEYKNVCMSYGDKKIIDNFNLEIEKGEFVTIIGASGCGKTTILKMVNKLIVPTSGNIIACGECTNSMDIIELRRKIGYAIQGSVLFPHMTVEKNIAYVPNLINKDKKKTEQAIKKWLKIVGLDESLRKSYPNELSGGQQQRVGIARSLAGEPEILLMDEPFGAVDEITRSTLQDEIIRIHKETGITILFVTHDINEALRLGTKVLVMNAGKIEQYASPDEIKNNPATDYVKALLFRVIK; this is encoded by the coding sequence ATGAGTAATGCAATAGAGTATAAAAATGTATGTATGAGTTATGGTGATAAAAAAATAATAGATAACTTTAATTTAGAAATAGAAAAAGGTGAGTTTGTAACCATAATAGGAGCTTCTGGTTGTGGAAAAACAACTATACTTAAAATGGTTAATAAGTTAATAGTTCCAACAAGTGGGAATATAATAGCATGTGGAGAATGTACAAATTCTATGGATATAATAGAACTTCGTAGAAAAATAGGTTATGCTATACAAGGAAGTGTCTTGTTTCCACATATGACAGTTGAAAAAAATATTGCATATGTTCCAAATTTAATAAATAAAGATAAGAAAAAAACAGAACAAGCTATAAAAAAATGGTTAAAGATAGTTGGATTAGATGAAAGTTTAAGAAAGTCTTATCCTAATGAATTATCAGGTGGTCAACAACAAAGAGTGGGAATTGCAAGATCTTTAGCTGGAGAACCTGAAATACTTTTAATGGACGAACCTTTTGGTGCTGTAGATGAAATAACAAGATCAACATTACAAGATGAAATTATTAGAATACACAAAGAAACAGGAATTACTATACTATTTGTAACACATGACATTAATGAAGCGTTAAGACTTGGAACAAAAGTACTTGTTATGAATGCAGGAAAAATTGAACAATATGCAAGTCCTGATGAAATAAAAAATAATCCTGCAACTGATTATGTGAAGGCACTTTTATTTAGGGTGATTAAATGA